The region AATTAGTTGGTGCGATTGACGATTTTTTGAGATAAAGCCATCCAAGCCAGCGCGATAGAAAACCTCTTGAGCTTGATCGTCACGGCTCCAGCCAATAATTTTGGCATCATCGGCCAAGGCACGATGTTTAAAATGCTCAGAACGAATTTGCGGCATTAATTCAGCGATGCTCACCCCATCGGCCAAACGCTGATCGACCAAAAGCAAACGGGCATACTGCTGTGGTTGATATTCAAGCCATTGCAAAAGCTGAAAACTAGTGCTACAAATCGCAATCGTCGTCGATAAATTGAACTGCGTCAGTAATTGTTCAGCGCCGCGAAACTGGGTCTTTGCCATAATTTGCAAAACCCGGGTACTCTCCACCAGACACACATTGGCCAGCATGCCAGACTCCTTGCTCCATACCAAGAAATATTCTATAGCTAGAACATTGATATAGCTCATTGGCTCAAATTAGGCCTTTGAGTGTCGTAATCAGCGATAAAACGCTTATTTGATTAATTATGTGATTGATATTTGAATTGTAGAAGTTGCTGGTTGGTAGCGACGATGCTCTCGTTACGTTTGATTATAGCATAGCCTGATTGGTATAAATGTGACTTTTGCTGCCTAATTTGGCGCAAAAATACTGCAATAATCATGATTACTGAGTTGAATAGCAACTTTTGGTTGCATAATCGTTATTTGCGCATGCTTCAATCTAATTTTGATATTTATTAATCTATTTAATGCGGATTAAATGAATATATCTGCATATTACACTTATAGAATATTGCTTAATGGAGCTGACCTAACTGTACTACATAGCTGCCCATGGGTTTGTTGTTCCCTCATCCCCAGCCCCTCACCCACGGCGGCGGGCGAGGGGAGTTCAAATCGGCATGGTGGAATGATTTCCCCATCGCTCGCTGGGCAGGTGAGGGCATGCCAATCAATGGTATGTTCAACCCAGCCATTAGCTTGTAGCCTAAGCCAAAAAGCCAATTTGCTTAAATTCCGTTAATTAAACCTCTTGACAAATGTTTAAAAATCGGTTAAAGTCTTTGTAATTCCAATGAAATTAGTTAGTGATTTCTGAGTTGGCTAGCAGTTTGGAACGTTCGCGTCGGATGATCTCTAGTAACCACGAAGGAGTGACGATTATGAATTTGATCCATCGTCGGTTTCGGTTTCTAGCCTTTATCTTAATTCCCGTTCTTGTTATGTTGATGGCATTGAGCCAACAAAAGGTTGAGGCAGCCGCGCCTGCTTGGAATGGCAACTATCAAGCGTATGCCATTGGCAATCGGGTGAGTTATGCTGGTGGCGAATATGAATGTATTCAAGCCCACACCTCACTGCCCAATTGGAATCCAGTTGATGTTCCAGCCTTGTGGCGAGCGGTTTCACCAAGCAATCCAACCGCAACTTCCGTTCCAGCAACTGCCACGCCACGCCCAGCAACCGCAACTCCCTTGCCACCAACGGCAACGCCACGACCTGGCACGGCCACGCCAACCCCAAATAATCCAACTGCCACGCCACGCCCAGCAACCGCAACCCCAGTCTTGCCAACCGCAACCACCCCTCCAGGTGGTGGCAGCAAGCGCATCATCGGCTACTTCGCTGAATGGGGTGTCTACGGTCGTAACTATCACGTTCGCAACATCAAAACCAGTGGCTCAGCCGCTAAATTGACCCACATCAACTATGCCTTTGGTAATGTTGTCAACAGCCGCTGCCAATTGGGCGACACCTACGCCGATTATGATCGGGCTTATAGCGCTGCTGAAAGCGTCGATGGCGTAGCCGATACTTGGGACACTGGCGTATTGCGTGGTAGCTTTGGCCAATTGCGCAAACTCAAAGCCGAATTCCCCCACTTGAAAGTGTTGATTTCATTGGGTGGTTGGACTTGGTCAGCAGGTTTCTCGGATGCTGCCTTGCCAGCGAACCGCGCTGCCTTCGTCAAATCATGTGTTGACCTGTTCATCAAAGACCCACGCTGGGCTGGCGTATTCGATGGCATCGATATCGACTGGGAATACCCCGCGGCTTGTGGTAACACCTGTAACTACCGTCCTGAAGATACCCAAAACTTCACCGCCTTGTTGAGTGAATTCCGCAGCCAATTGAATGCGGTTCGCCCAGGCTTATTGTTGACGATTGCTGCTCCCGCCGACCCAGCCAAGATCGCCAAGATTCAGGTTGGTCAAATTCACCAATATCTCGATTTCATCAACATCATGACCTATGACTTGCACGGCGCTTGGGAAGCTAACACCAACTTCCAATCAAACTTGTACTCAATCGCTGGCGATCCAGGCCCAGTCTACTCAGTTGATATTGCCGTCAACGCTTGGTTGAACGGTGGAACTCCAGCCGATAAAGTTGTCGTTGGTGTGCCATTCTATGGTCGCGGCTGGAAAGATGTACCAAGCACCAATAATGGCTTGTTCCAACCTGGCTCGGCTGCTCCAGCCACCTACGAAGCAGGGATCGAAGATTACAAAGTTTTGAAAACCAAAGGCTTGACCCGCTACTCAAATAGCGCTGCTGGCGCTGCTTGGCTCTACGGTAACGGCCAATTCTGGACCTACGATGACCCAGCCATTATGAAAGTCAAGACTGACTATGTAAAAGCTCGCAGTCTTGGTGGCACGATGTTCTGGGAATTGAGCGGCGACACCACGGATGGCGAATTGATCAACGCCCTTTACCAAGGTCGCTAGATTCAAACTCATATCGGTGAGGCTAAATGGCGCGAGCATTGCTGCTCGCGCCATTTGGTTTTTTAGCATAATACATTTAATCAGGGGAACTCACATATTCACACTAAAATCCTGATTTTGAATATATCATCAGATCGTTTGGTATCCATAAATTGAACTTTAGGGGGTGCAGGGGGATGAAAACACCCTGCGTTTCCCTCCAGCGGAGGGACGGAAGGGAGGAGATCCATAAAATCAATAAACTCTACATAAATTACCCCCATTGATCAACGCCTTGAGCGAGAGTGCTATACTGAGCATATTCTATTTGGTGGAGGTTGTAGCATGAGTGGCGTGCGAATTCGACGTTTGGCTAGCGCTGCCCGCCCGCAAGGGATGGATTATGTGGTGTTGATGCCTGGGGCTAATTTACAATACTTTACGGGCTTGACCTTGCATTTAAGTGAGCGTTTGGCCTTGGCGTTGATCGCTGCTGATGGTCAGAGCATCAATATTGTCTTGCCAGCTTTGGAGCAACCGCGTGCTTTAGCCGAATATAGCGGCGAAGTGGCGGTACGTTGGTTTCCATGGAGCGATGACGAAGGCCCGATGAATGCCTTACGCAATGCAGCGGCTGGCCTAATTGGCCGCACGGTTGGCGTGGAATATACGACCATGCGAGTATTAGAATTACGTGCTTTAGAAGAAGTCGCAGGTGTGCATAGCATCGATGCCAGCGCCGCAATTGCGAGTTTGCGCATGCAAAAGGGCGATGATGAAATTGCCTTGATGCGCGAAGCTGTACGGATTGTCGAGGCTGGCCTCAAAGCCGCAATTGAGGCAATTCATCCAGGCCGAACCGAGCGCGAAATTGCCCGAATTTGGGAAGAAGCAATGCAACTTGAGGGCGGCGAAGGCCCATCATTTGCGACGATTGTCGCGAGTGGCCCAAATAGTGCTAATCCCCACCATACGACAGGCGAGCGCCAAATTCAAACTGGCGATCTGGTAATTTTGGATGGTGGGGCGTTGTATCGGGGCTATTGCTCGGATATTACCCGCACTGTGTGCGTTGGCGAGCCAAACGAGCAACAACGTAAACTGTATGAAACCGTTTTGGCGGCCAATCGCGCTGCCTGTGCTGGGGCCAAACCAGGCATGAGCGGCGCACAGGTTGATCGCTTGGCACGGCAAGTAGTTGAGAATGCTGAGTTAGGGCGTTATTTCATCCATCGCACTGGCCATGGCTTGGGCATGGAAATTCACGAACCGCCCTATATTGCCAGCACCAATAACGTTGCCTTGCCAATTGGCACGGTCTTCACGGTTGAGCCAGGCACCTATGTTGCTGGAATTGGTGGCGTGCGGATTGAAGATGATGTGCTGCTGACACCCACTGGCGCTGAATGTTTGACCAACTTTCCACGGGAGTTGATTATCAAATGATCGTGCTGGCCCAAACGATCGCCCAAGATCCACCGTTGTGGGCGATGATTCTCGCGCTTGGCGTGGGCAATATTGTTGGAATTATTGGCATTTGGTGGTGGCGGCGACGCTCTGCCACCAGAAAGTAGGCTTATGCAACAACGTCGTGCTTC is a window of Herpetosiphon gulosus DNA encoding:
- a CDS encoding glycosyl hydrolase family 18 protein → MNLIHRRFRFLAFILIPVLVMLMALSQQKVEAAAPAWNGNYQAYAIGNRVSYAGGEYECIQAHTSLPNWNPVDVPALWRAVSPSNPTATSVPATATPRPATATPLPPTATPRPGTATPTPNNPTATPRPATATPVLPTATTPPGGGSKRIIGYFAEWGVYGRNYHVRNIKTSGSAAKLTHINYAFGNVVNSRCQLGDTYADYDRAYSAAESVDGVADTWDTGVLRGSFGQLRKLKAEFPHLKVLISLGGWTWSAGFSDAALPANRAAFVKSCVDLFIKDPRWAGVFDGIDIDWEYPAACGNTCNYRPEDTQNFTALLSEFRSQLNAVRPGLLLTIAAPADPAKIAKIQVGQIHQYLDFINIMTYDLHGAWEANTNFQSNLYSIAGDPGPVYSVDIAVNAWLNGGTPADKVVVGVPFYGRGWKDVPSTNNGLFQPGSAAPATYEAGIEDYKVLKTKGLTRYSNSAAGAAWLYGNGQFWTYDDPAIMKVKTDYVKARSLGGTMFWELSGDTTDGELINALYQGR
- a CDS encoding Xaa-Pro peptidase family protein — translated: MSGVRIRRLASAARPQGMDYVVLMPGANLQYFTGLTLHLSERLALALIAADGQSINIVLPALEQPRALAEYSGEVAVRWFPWSDDEGPMNALRNAAAGLIGRTVGVEYTTMRVLELRALEEVAGVHSIDASAAIASLRMQKGDDEIALMREAVRIVEAGLKAAIEAIHPGRTEREIARIWEEAMQLEGGEGPSFATIVASGPNSANPHHTTGERQIQTGDLVILDGGALYRGYCSDITRTVCVGEPNEQQRKLYETVLAANRAACAGAKPGMSGAQVDRLARQVVENAELGRYFIHRTGHGLGMEIHEPPYIASTNNVALPIGTVFTVEPGTYVAGIGGVRIEDDVLLTPTGAECLTNFPRELIIK